The Kordia sp. SMS9 DNA window AATGATTTCCACACCGCTGACTTTGTTGATTTCGCACAAATCATTTTCCAACACGCCTCTGTCCATTTGCAAGGAATCGTACGGCGGATATTTGGACAAGCCAATTTCTGGGCGTGATGTCCATTCGTCGCGTCCGTCACCTAGAATAAAGCGGAATCCTAATTTTTTGAAGTGTGCATTTTTAAAATAGTCGGACAGTTGTAAATCTTCCTTAAAGTAGAACGACGCAATTTCCGTGGTTGATTCGCCCACTTTGTAAGTCGCAACAGGTTTTGGAAACGTGCGTTTTTCTATCACTAAGGTTGAAAGTTGTGGAAATTCTACTTTTAATTGTCTCGCTAATGTGAGTCCAGCTAAGCCGCCGCCACAAATAATCACATCATATTTTCTTTTCTTTGGGTTCATAACATTGCTTTTTTAGTTGTCAAAGAAGAAATCGAAGTCAAATGATTTCTTAATTTCTTGGTTACTGGTATCTTTTTTAAGTGCTTCCATCTGAATGCTTGGATTTTCAATGACTTCGTTGGTCACGAAAACAATCGCATCCGCAATTTCTTGAATCGTACTTGCTTTAAATAAGTCACTATTATAATCGAGTGCAATGAGCATGGAATCTTCCAATTCATTGAGTTCTATGCGTAAATCTACCATGCTGATGATGCCTGCATCGCTTAAATCAGCCGTAGAAATGTCTTCAGCATTTTGCAAACCTGTTTCTGCCAATTCTTTGTTTTGCATCACAATAACTACATCCGAAAACGGCATTCGGTCGTAATAGCGTTTTACATTCAAGTCGCTCGCTAGTTTGTCAATGGGATAGAATTGATAGTTGAAAACGCCCAACATAAAATCTTTGATCGTTTTGATCAGTGATAGAAATGTTGCTGCATCTTTCAATTCGGTATGTACAGGAATACTGTTAATGTACGGTCCAATTTGGTTTTGCAAATCCAAATGAAAGCGTCCGTGTACTGGCGTTCGTACGGTGATTTCATTCGCATTGATGTGTCGTGCCAAACTCATCTTCATCACACTCAACAACACCATGTACAGACTTGCATTTTGTTTTTCTGCCAAGGTTCTGAGTTTTTTTAGTTGATGTTCGGCAAGGTTTACGGAAATTCGTTGTCCGTTGGTTGTTTTTTCTTTTTTACGTTCAAAATCTGTGGGAAAGTGAAAATCGTTCACGTCATTTGGAAATTGTTTTTTCCAGAATTCCAGTGCTCTTTTTCCTAAACCGCCTGACAGTTGTGATTGCAACCAAACGCTGTAATCTTTGTAATGAATTCGTAAAGCTTCTGGTTGATAATTCGCATCAAGAGTTAATTTTTTGTAATTGTCTAGGATTTCTTCATAGAGTAATTTGATGGACCAACCATCTACAATACTGTGATGCAGCGTCATGACAAATACATATTTTTCAGCTTCCACTTTTATCAATTGTCCTCGCAATAACGGCGCGTTTGCCAAGTCAAAAGGTGTTGCATAGTCTTCTTTTGCAAGTTTTATAATCGAGGATTTCCAGTTGTCATTTTCAGAGAAATCTTTTACATCTAAATTAAATTCAAATGTGTCTTCGGATCGTATTTTTTGCATGGGCGATTGCGCTACTTCCACAAAAGCCGTACGGAGAATTTCATGTTTTTGAATGCACAAACGTATGGCTTTTTCAAAAATAGTTGTGTCAATTTTTTCTTTTAGATTGTATAAACTGATACTATTTGCCACAATTTTTAAGCCCATTTGGTATTGCATCCAAAAGCGTAATTGCGTGTTTGAAACAGGATAATAGTCTGCCATTGGTGCCGATTCTATCCGCTCGTTTTCAATGCCTTTTTGCGTATTGATCACTTTGGAAAGCTTCGCAATTGTTGGATGATCTGAAAATACCGTAACATCTACTTTTTGTTTGAATTCGTGTTGAATCTTCCCTAAAATCTGCATGATTTTTATGGAATCGCCACCAAGCTCATAGAAATTATCCGTAATACTCACGCTTTCTAGCTTTAGCGTTTCTTTCCAAATTTCTGCTAGCTTTTCTTCTATTTCGTTCGTAGGTTCCACAATTTCGCTTGCGGTTGCAAATGTAATTTCGTGCGCTTTTAGTTTCTTAAGATCAACTTTACCATTCAGCGTGACTGGCAAATTTTCTAATTGAATGAATTTTGAAGGAATCATGTAATCGGGCAGGTATTTTTGTAAAAACATGCGCAAATCCAACGTTGCTACCGTAATGTCATTTTCAGTACTGTAAAAACATACTAAGAATGATGCTGTGTCCGTTTTCTTGTGAATGACCACATTTTGTTGGATGCCTGAAAATTTGAGCAATGTGTTTTCTATTTCGCCCAACTCAATACGATGGCCTCTAATTTTGACTTGAAAATCGGTTCGTTCCACAAAAACTAAGTTCCTATCAGGCAACCATTTGACCATATCGCCAGTTTTGTAAATCGTTTCAGAGTTGTCGAACGGACTTTTTAGCAATACTTTTTTACTGAGTGTTTCATTGTTTATATATCCTTTCGTCAAACTAATTCCACCAATATATAATTCGCCTGCTACACCAATTGGTTGTGGATTCAAATGTTTATCTAAGACATATAGTTTTGTATTCGCTATTGATTTCCCAATAGGAATGTTGTGTGGAATGTTTTCAGCATCGACTACATAAAAAGTAGCACAAATAGAAGCTTCTGTCGGACCATACGCGTTGATATACGTTAGGTATTTACTGTAATGTGCAACATCTGCTGTTTTGGCTTTTTCTCCTCCAGACACCAAGGTTCGTAACGAAAGCTTCTGAGTTTTATCTAATGCCGCAATGTACGCTGGCGTAAACGTTCCGATCGTAATTTGATGCTCATTTAAGTATGAAATTAAATCTGTTCCTGATTTTTTCACCTTTTCAGGAATGATCACCAACGTTGCACCTGCAAATAAGGAAAGAAACATTTCCGAAATAGACGCATCAAACGATAACGACACAATTTGCGACAAGCGATCATTTGGCTGAATGTTGAAACGTTGTACTTTATCCGACATCATATTTACAAACGAACGATGCGCAATTGGAACGCCTTTCGGTTTCCCCGTAGAACCTGATGTGTAAATGATATACGCAGTATCCGTTTGCGAAACTTTTGGCATTGTATACTCTTTCGTTTCATCATTGAAATCCGTTTCTACTGTAATGATATTGTCAATCCTATCGTTAAAAATTGCTAAACGATCTTGTAGCTTTTCTTGCGTAATAACAGCTTTTACCTCCGCATTTTCCAAAATATAACCCACTCTGTTTTCAGGAGTCGCACTGTCAACAGGAACATAGATTGCGCCAGCTTTCATAATTCCTAACATCGCAATGATTACATCCGCAGAACGTTCTAAAAATACGGCAACTGCGTTTCCTGTTGTAATGTTTTGTTTGTGTAAGTAGTTTGCCAATTGATTGCTTTTTGCTTCCAATTCTGCATACGAAATTTGGGTAGAAGCATCTTGTACTGCAATTTTGTTTGAATATTGTAACGCTTGTTTTGTGACGATTTCATGAATGCAATCGGTTGGAATTGGCGCGGCATTGTCATTCCAATCGTACACCAACTTTTTGACGTCTTTTTCTTGTAATATTGGCAAAGAAGCTATTGTTAGATTTGTTTCATCGCGAATTATCGCAGTCAACACATTTTTAAAGTAATAGATGAGTGTGTCAATTGTTTTTTCAGCATAGCGATTTGCATCATAATTGAGAATGACTTCCAAGTTGTTGCTGAACGAAAAGGCAAATCCCAACGGATAATGATCTTGCTCAATGGTTTCCAATTTCGTGATGTTAATATCGGTTTGTTGACTTTCCACTTGGTATTTTGGAAAGTTTTGAAAACCGTATAATATTTGAAATAATCCTTCGGGCGATTTGTATTCCGAATACGAATAAATGTCTGCCATAGACGTGTGTTCGTACGCCAAACGTTGCAAACTGGTTTCTTGGATGATTTTTAAGAAATTTTCAATAGATTGTTCCTCTTCCAATTGCATTCGAAATGGCGTTGTGTTTACGTGCAATCCGATGGAATCTTTGGTGTCAATTCCACGCAACGAGCGTCCTGAACTGATGCCACCAACTAAAATATCATTCGTATTCGTCAGTTTTTTGAGCAACATAAATATCGCTGCAAGCGTGATGGTATTTGGCGTCACACGCTTTTTTTGTGCAAATGCCGTGAATGCTTCTGCATCTACTAAATTGGTATATAGTTTAGTTTGTTTTTGGATTTCTTTATTTGTAGTGCTGCGTTTGTTTTCCAAATTTTCTAGCGGCAACGGTGTAATTTCTTCAAAACCTTTTAAATGCGTTTCCCAAAATGTTTTTTCGGCAGTTTCATTCTTGATTCGCAATAATTGCGTTACGTAATCGCGGTATAAAATTGGCGTTGTCGGCTGAAAAGTTGTTTGGTATTTTTTGTGTGAATACGAATTGAAAATATAGTTCAACAGAATTCCATTGGACCAACCATCCATCAAAATATGATGCGATTCTACCAAGAGTTTTACCGTGGTATCATCAAATTCTATGAAACATATTCGAAGTAATGGCGGTTTGCTGACATCAAAGTTTTGCCGTCTGCGTTGCATGATGATTTCCTGTAATTTTTCTACTTTGTTCGGCTCCTTTCGCCAGTCTAAAACTTCTACAATTGGTTTGCAATATTTGAACGTAACTTGTAATGGATTTGCCATATTTTGATAAAAAACACCTGTGCGCAACGCATCGTAACGCGCAACAAGTTCAGTGATGCTTTCTTCAAAAAGTGTGTAGTCAATTTTTTCTTCAATCGTCACTACTGATTGCAAATAGTACAGATCGGAGTTCGTTGCTTTGATGTGTTCGAACAGAATTCCCAATTGCAATGGTGTGAGCTTAAAAACTGCTTCTATATTTTCTTTGGCTTCCGACAATTTATTTTCTTCTAAAAAAGTCTCAATTTCTTCTGCGCTAAGTGTTTCTATAGGAACAATTGTACCGTTTTCAGTTGCTTTGTTTGTTGAAAATTGTACATTTTTTGATAATTCTTGAATGGTTTGATGCTTGAAAAGATCTTCATTTTTTAAATCCAATCCGTATTTGGAAGCTTTGTTGATCACTTGAATATTTTTGATGGAATCGCCTCCCAAATCAAAGAAATTATCTTCCACACCAACTGCATCAATTCCTAAGATATCTTCCCAAATAGCGACCAATTCTTTTTCTGTTTTGCTTGCTGCAGCAACGTATTCATTTTCTAAATCGAGTTTGATTTCTTTGTGTTGCAGGTGTTCGCGATCTATTTTTTTGTTGATCGTTAATGGCATTTCTTCTAGTTGAATGAAAAAATGTGGCACCATATACGATGGCAATTTTGCTTCCAAAAATGTTTTCAGTTCCTGGCTTTTGATCGTTTCTACAGCAGTGAAATACGCAATTAAACTCAGGTTTTCATTGACTTTCTTCGGAATGATCGTGGCGCTTTCAATTTGATTGAATTCTTGCAACACGACTTCGATTTCTTGCGGATCTACTCGAAAACCTCTGATTTTGACTTGATGATCCGTTCTGCCTAAAAAGTAGATATTTCCATCAGGTTTGCACAATACGCGATCGCCTGTTTTGTAACTGCGAATTCCATCAATTGTGCAAAATCGCTCAGCTGTCAGTTCTGGATTGTGGAGATATCCGCGTGCTAATCCAGCTCCCGAAAGGTACAATTCGCCTGCTTGTCCTACAGAAACTGCTTGTTGTTCTTCGTCTAAGATGTGAAATTGAATGTTGCTCAGCGGAATCCCAATTGGAATTTCTTCGTGTAAACTATTCGGATCTACCGTAAAACTCGACGCACACACTGTACTTTCTGTCGGTCCGTACGCGTTGATGTACGTTAAATACTTTGAATAATGTTTTACATCGGCAATGCGAGCCGCTTCTCCTGCCGTGATGAGCGTTTTGAGTGGTAATTTTTCCTCTTTTGGAACTGTTGCCAAAAGTGTTGGTGGTAAGGTCGCAATTGTGATTTTTTTCTCGATGAAATATTCCAACAGTAAGCGTCCATTTTTTTTGACAGTTTCAGGAATCATCACTAAGGTTCCGCCACTTAATACCGCTAAAAATATTTCCGAAACCGAAGCGTCAAACGAAATCGAAGCAAATTGTGCATACACATCTTTTTCTGTGCATAAGAAACGGGTCAACTGATCTGTAATCATGGGCACAAAACTATTGTGTTGCAACATCACACCTTTGGGAACGCCCGTAGTTCCTGACGTGTAAATGATGTAGGCTAAGTTTTTTGGAGTGACTTTTTGAAGAATATTCGTCGTTCCATTTAGTTCTAACCTATCAATTGTAATATGGTTTTGGATTTTTATATCATCATCAATTGCTGCTAATTTTTCTTGGAAAGCTGTTTTTGTGATGATTGTTTTTAGTTGACTGTTTTGAATGATGTAAGAAATTCTAGCTGTTGGATAGTTGATGTCTAGCGGAAGAAAAGCGGCGCCTGCTTTTAAAATTCCAAGCATGGAAATAATGCTTTCTACAGAACGATCCATGTA harbors:
- a CDS encoding non-ribosomal peptide synthetase; protein product: MNSKELIQALRKGEISIESYKELLANKGNATLIAPKKKSALDTLNERAQPFTSQKCIHTLFDEIAAKYPTQIAVIYDEKHISYAELLAKSNALAHKIQQSGIQPDDIVGIYMDRSVESIISMLGILKAGAAFLPLDINYPTARISYIIQNSQLKTIITKTAFQEKLAAIDDDIKIQNHITIDRLELNGTTNILQKVTPKNLAYIIYTSGTTGVPKGVMLQHNSFVPMITDQLTRFLCTEKDVYAQFASISFDASVSEIFLAVLSGGTLVMIPETVKKNGRLLLEYFIEKKITIATLPPTLLATVPKEEKLPLKTLITAGEAARIADVKHYSKYLTYINAYGPTESTVCASSFTVDPNSLHEEIPIGIPLSNIQFHILDEEQQAVSVGQAGELYLSGAGLARGYLHNPELTAERFCTIDGIRSYKTGDRVLCKPDGNIYFLGRTDHQVKIRGFRVDPQEIEVVLQEFNQIESATIIPKKVNENLSLIAYFTAVETIKSQELKTFLEAKLPSYMVPHFFIQLEEMPLTINKKIDREHLQHKEIKLDLENEYVAAASKTEKELVAIWEDILGIDAVGVEDNFFDLGGDSIKNIQVINKASKYGLDLKNEDLFKHQTIQELSKNVQFSTNKATENGTIVPIETLSAEEIETFLEENKLSEAKENIEAVFKLTPLQLGILFEHIKATNSDLYYLQSVVTIEEKIDYTLFEESITELVARYDALRTGVFYQNMANPLQVTFKYCKPIVEVLDWRKEPNKVEKLQEIIMQRRRQNFDVSKPPLLRICFIEFDDTTVKLLVESHHILMDGWSNGILLNYIFNSYSHKKYQTTFQPTTPILYRDYVTQLLRIKNETAEKTFWETHLKGFEEITPLPLENLENKRSTTNKEIQKQTKLYTNLVDAEAFTAFAQKKRVTPNTITLAAIFMLLKKLTNTNDILVGGISSGRSLRGIDTKDSIGLHVNTTPFRMQLEEEQSIENFLKIIQETSLQRLAYEHTSMADIYSYSEYKSPEGLFQILYGFQNFPKYQVESQQTDINITKLETIEQDHYPLGFAFSFSNNLEVILNYDANRYAEKTIDTLIYYFKNVLTAIIRDETNLTIASLPILQEKDVKKLVYDWNDNAAPIPTDCIHEIVTKQALQYSNKIAVQDASTQISYAELEAKSNQLANYLHKQNITTGNAVAVFLERSADVIIAMLGIMKAGAIYVPVDSATPENRVGYILENAEVKAVITQEKLQDRLAIFNDRIDNIITVETDFNDETKEYTMPKVSQTDTAYIIYTSGSTGKPKGVPIAHRSFVNMMSDKVQRFNIQPNDRLSQIVSLSFDASISEMFLSLFAGATLVIIPEKVKKSGTDLISYLNEHQITIGTFTPAYIAALDKTQKLSLRTLVSGGEKAKTADVAHYSKYLTYINAYGPTEASICATFYVVDAENIPHNIPIGKSIANTKLYVLDKHLNPQPIGVAGELYIGGISLTKGYINNETLSKKVLLKSPFDNSETIYKTGDMVKWLPDRNLVFVERTDFQVKIRGHRIELGEIENTLLKFSGIQQNVVIHKKTDTASFLVCFYSTENDITVATLDLRMFLQKYLPDYMIPSKFIQLENLPVTLNGKVDLKKLKAHEITFATASEIVEPTNEIEEKLAEIWKETLKLESVSITDNFYELGGDSIKIMQILGKIQHEFKQKVDVTVFSDHPTIAKLSKVINTQKGIENERIESAPMADYYPVSNTQLRFWMQYQMGLKIVANSISLYNLKEKIDTTIFEKAIRLCIQKHEILRTAFVEVAQSPMQKIRSEDTFEFNLDVKDFSENDNWKSSIIKLAKEDYATPFDLANAPLLRGQLIKVEAEKYVFVMTLHHSIVDGWSIKLLYEEILDNYKKLTLDANYQPEALRIHYKDYSVWLQSQLSGGLGKRALEFWKKQFPNDVNDFHFPTDFERKKEKTTNGQRISVNLAEHQLKKLRTLAEKQNASLYMVLLSVMKMSLARHINANEITVRTPVHGRFHLDLQNQIGPYINSIPVHTELKDAATFLSLIKTIKDFMLGVFNYQFYPIDKLASDLNVKRYYDRMPFSDVVIVMQNKELAETGLQNAEDISTADLSDAGIISMVDLRIELNELEDSMLIALDYNSDLFKASTIQEIADAIVFVTNEVIENPSIQMEALKKDTSNQEIKKSFDFDFFFDN